In one Populus nigra chromosome 12, ddPopNigr1.1, whole genome shotgun sequence genomic region, the following are encoded:
- the LOC133670154 gene encoding uncharacterized protein LOC133670154, giving the protein MLSSSSKRPQKSLKLKQDDKKGSSKRVTRDVSMANLSTEDYHVGASVAVPFTWESQPGTPKIKFRENPLPPLTPPPSYFYNTPKRPTKKLSKSSLLDSIFPKRSTRKTNLPVSPASSSSSSSSSSRLSSSWSATYSLPSSPMKISKSRGSYNGMSSPRQYFDTRKIMLNHDDQDHENECEYPVSTFCFGGIGRGASARSRGCYASMIKVLLRDA; this is encoded by the coding sequence atgctttcAAGTAGCTCAAAGCGTCCTCAAAAGTCCTTAAAATTAAAGCAAGATGACAAAAAGGGCTCCTCTAAACGAGTAACAAGAGATGTCTCCATGGCTAACTTGAGCACAGAAGATTACCATGTTGGTGCATCTGTTGCAGTTCCCTTCACCTGGGAGTCTCAACCAGGAACTCCTAAGATCAAGTTCCGAGAAAACCCTCTTCCTCCTTTAACACCTCCGCCATCCTACTTTTACAATACTCCAAAAAGACCAACAAAAAAGCTATCTAAATCTAGTCTTTTGGACTCTATTTTCCCCAAACGttctacaaggaaaacaaaccTGCCTGTATCACCtgcttcttcctcttcatcatcttcttcttcgtcgCGGTTATCATCTTCATGGTCAGCAACGTATTCTTTGCCTTCTTCACCAATGAAGATTTCGAAGTCTCGAGGAAGTTATAATGGAATGTCAAGCCCAAGACAATACTttgatacaagaaaaataatgctGAATCATGATGATCAGGATCATGAAAATGAATGTGAATATCCTGTTTCTACCTTCTGCTTTGGCGGTATTGGTCGTGGAGCAAGTGCCAGGTCTCGAGGCTGCTATGCATCCATGATCAAGGTATTGCTTAGGGATGCTTAA
- the LOC133669601 gene encoding LOB domain-containing protein 15-like isoform X1, translating into MSRDRERSEELGKRIKRESDASSLMGRRQMLGPPVILNTVTPCAACKLLRRRCAEECPFSPYFSPHEPQKFAAVHKVYGASNVSKLLMEVPESQRVDTANSLVYEANLRLRDPVYGSMGAISALQQQIQSLQAELSAIRAEILNYKYREAAAATNIISSTHPALVSSATVSISTPSQTLAPPPQPPPPSVVVSSSSSSSLYTPPTSTSGYSTISSENNVPYFD; encoded by the exons ATGTCCAGAGACAG GGAGAGATCTGAAGAGTTAGGAAAGAGGATCAAGAGGGAGAGTGATGCATCTTCTCTTATGGGGAGGAGACAAATGTTAGGTCCTCCTGTAATTTTGAACACTGTTACACCTTGTGCTGCATGTAAACTTTTAAGGAGAAGATGTGCTGAAGAGTGCCCTTTTTCTCCATATTTTTCTCCACATGAACCCCAGAAATTTGCTGCTGTCCACAAAGTCTATGGTGCAAGCAATGTCTCCAAGCTGCTAATG GAGGTGCCAGAAAGTCAAAGAGTTGATACTGCAAATAGTCTAGTTTATGAAGCAAACTTGAGGCTAAGAGATCCGGTATATGGCTCCATGGGTGCAATTTCAGCTTTACAACAACAAATTCAATCATTACAAGCTGAACTTAGTGCAATAAGGGCTGAGATACTCAACTACAAATACAgagaagctgctgctgctactaACATCATTTCTTCTACTCATCCTGCTTTAGTTTCTTCTGCGACCGTGTCCATTTCAACACCATCACAAACGCTTGCTCCACCACCACAACCACCTCCTCCTTCAGTTGTTgtttcttcatcttcctcttcttctctttataCACCACCAACTAGCACATCAGGTTATAGCACTATTTCAAGTGAAAATAATGTCccatattttgattaa
- the LOC133669601 gene encoding LOB domain-containing protein 15-like isoform X2 gives MGRRQMLGPPVILNTVTPCAACKLLRRRCAEECPFSPYFSPHEPQKFAAVHKVYGASNVSKLLMEVPESQRVDTANSLVYEANLRLRDPVYGSMGAISALQQQIQSLQAELSAIRAEILNYKYREAAAATNIISSTHPALVSSATVSISTPSQTLAPPPQPPPPSVVVSSSSSSSLYTPPTSTSGYSTISSENNVPYFD, from the exons ATGGGGAGGAGACAAATGTTAGGTCCTCCTGTAATTTTGAACACTGTTACACCTTGTGCTGCATGTAAACTTTTAAGGAGAAGATGTGCTGAAGAGTGCCCTTTTTCTCCATATTTTTCTCCACATGAACCCCAGAAATTTGCTGCTGTCCACAAAGTCTATGGTGCAAGCAATGTCTCCAAGCTGCTAATG GAGGTGCCAGAAAGTCAAAGAGTTGATACTGCAAATAGTCTAGTTTATGAAGCAAACTTGAGGCTAAGAGATCCGGTATATGGCTCCATGGGTGCAATTTCAGCTTTACAACAACAAATTCAATCATTACAAGCTGAACTTAGTGCAATAAGGGCTGAGATACTCAACTACAAATACAgagaagctgctgctgctactaACATCATTTCTTCTACTCATCCTGCTTTAGTTTCTTCTGCGACCGTGTCCATTTCAACACCATCACAAACGCTTGCTCCACCACCACAACCACCTCCTCCTTCAGTTGTTgtttcttcatcttcctcttcttctctttataCACCACCAACTAGCACATCAGGTTATAGCACTATTTCAAGTGAAAATAATGTCccatattttgattaa